A part of Streptomyces sp. NBC_01451 genomic DNA contains:
- a CDS encoding ribonuclease domain-containing protein gives MRFPPRITRIGTSVAVLSALLVGGGVTAGTAGAATSAVGSICYDDLPSQAYTTLNLIAKGGPYPYSQDGGVFQNRERLLPSQSTGYYHEYTVKTPGSSTRGARRIITGEEYQEDYYTSDHYASFDLIDYGC, from the coding sequence ATGAGATTCCCCCCACGGATCACTCGTATCGGCACCTCGGTCGCTGTCCTGTCCGCTCTCCTGGTCGGCGGTGGCGTCACCGCCGGCACTGCGGGCGCCGCCACCTCGGCGGTCGGCAGCATCTGCTACGACGACCTGCCGTCGCAGGCCTACACCACGCTCAACCTGATCGCGAAGGGCGGCCCCTACCCGTACTCGCAGGACGGCGGCGTCTTCCAGAACCGCGAGCGGCTCCTGCCCAGCCAGAGCACCGGCTACTACCACGAGTACACCGTCAAGACCCCTGGTTCCTCGACGCGCGGCGCGCGGCGCATCATCACCGGTGAGGAGTACCAGGAGGACTACTACACCTCCGACCACTACGCCTCGTTCGACCTCATCGACTACGGCTGCTGA
- a CDS encoding sensor histidine kinase, whose translation MSGDRPASVPEAPTAFPGRRWLFPSAVLDELDHDPGSDRGPRPGSRSGREATGWFARSARPRRTARDWVVDFTCFLLAVLVGVLGADALAGDPNTPHALAAVDQWLGALSCAAVWLRRRWPLGLAVAMLAVSLVSSTAGGAGLVALFSLAVHRPFRYVGLVGGASVAVLPLFYWLRPDPDLPYFVSVVLSVLLTATAVGWGMFVRSKRQLMVSLRDRLRRAETEAVLRAEQAQRLAREAIAREMHDVLAHRLTLLSVHAGALEFRPDAPREEVARAAGVIRESAHDALQDLREIIGVLRAGDAEEAGRPQPTLAALDTLVSESREAGMKIVLDSRVRAPAAVPASIGRTAYRIVQEGLTNARKHAPGAEVTVSLAGAPGDGLTVSVRNPAPPGRVPHVPGSGQGLIGLTERATLAGGRLEHGAEADGADSGGGGAGGAGGFAVRAWLPWGA comes from the coding sequence GTGAGTGGTGACAGACCGGCATCCGTTCCCGAGGCCCCGACGGCGTTCCCGGGGCGGCGGTGGCTCTTCCCGTCGGCCGTGCTCGACGAACTCGATCACGACCCCGGCTCCGATCGTGGTCCCCGTCCCGGTTCCCGCTCCGGGAGAGAGGCGACCGGGTGGTTCGCAAGGTCCGCGCGACCCCGGCGCACCGCGCGCGACTGGGTCGTCGACTTCACCTGCTTCCTGCTGGCCGTCCTCGTCGGAGTGCTGGGCGCCGACGCCCTCGCCGGAGACCCGAACACCCCGCACGCCCTCGCCGCCGTCGACCAGTGGCTCGGCGCCCTCTCCTGCGCCGCCGTATGGCTGCGGCGCCGCTGGCCGCTCGGCCTCGCCGTCGCGATGCTCGCGGTCAGCCTCGTGTCGAGCACCGCGGGCGGTGCCGGCCTGGTCGCCCTCTTCTCCCTCGCCGTGCACCGGCCCTTCCGGTACGTCGGCCTGGTCGGCGGTGCCTCCGTCGCTGTGCTGCCGCTCTTCTACTGGCTGCGCCCCGACCCGGACCTGCCGTACTTCGTCTCGGTGGTCCTCAGCGTCCTGCTGACCGCGACCGCGGTCGGCTGGGGCATGTTCGTGCGGTCCAAGCGGCAGCTCATGGTGAGCCTGCGGGACCGGCTGCGACGGGCCGAGACGGAGGCGGTGCTGCGCGCGGAGCAGGCGCAGCGGCTCGCCCGCGAGGCCATCGCGCGGGAGATGCACGACGTGCTCGCCCATCGGCTCACCCTGCTGAGCGTCCACGCCGGCGCCCTGGAGTTCCGGCCCGACGCACCCCGCGAGGAGGTCGCGCGGGCCGCCGGGGTCATCCGGGAGAGCGCGCACGACGCCCTCCAGGACCTGCGGGAGATCATCGGCGTCCTGCGGGCAGGCGACGCGGAGGAGGCGGGGCGCCCGCAGCCGACGCTGGCCGCGCTCGACACCCTGGTGAGCGAATCCCGCGAGGCCGGCATGAAGATCGTGCTGGACAGCCGCGTGAGGGCGCCGGCCGCCGTCCCCGCCTCCATCGGCCGCACCGCCTACCGGATCGTCCAGGAGGGCCTCACGAACGCGCGCAAGCATGCCCCGGGCGCCGAGGTCACGGTCTCCCTCGCGGGCGCCCCGGGCGACGGCCTGACCGTCTCCGTGCGCAATCCCGCGCCCCCGGGAAGGGTCCCGCACGTCCCCGGTTCCGGACAGGGCCTCATCGGCCTGACCGAGCGCGCGACACTGGCGGGCGGCCGGCTGGAGCACGGCGCGGAGGCGGACGGGGCCGACAGCGGCGGTGGGGGCGCGGGCGGGGCCGGAGGATTCGCCGTCCGGGCCTGGCTGCCGTGGGGTGCCTGA
- a CDS encoding YihY/virulence factor BrkB family protein: protein MGTATKVPETRDMTGDELSADEALASLRRYGRWPLLRDSFVRFRYADGFSHSRALALQTVLSVIPLAIAFVGLSSALHTENIGRLAELTIHRLAQGPSADVVDDALDRSRRSAGNGAQIALWFGLLFSMVNVTTAMCQIERGANRIYGNERDRPFRQKYLRGLAMALGAGIPLGLGFIMMVAGGDLAAAAVTVYHLDGDARTVCEMLRWPFGLLLALLSASVIFRRSPRRRQPGYTWLAFGAAVYLVLWTALTWLLSLYLGISGSFDAVYGPLSAFMSLLIWAYLTSIALFLGLSFAAQLEAARALRPGPITADPGV, encoded by the coding sequence ATGGGCACCGCCACCAAGGTCCCCGAGACCCGCGACATGACCGGCGACGAACTCTCGGCCGACGAGGCGCTGGCGTCGCTGCGCCGCTACGGCCGCTGGCCGCTGCTGCGCGACTCCTTCGTCCGGTTCCGCTACGCAGACGGCTTCAGCCATTCCCGTGCGCTCGCCCTTCAGACGGTGCTGTCGGTGATCCCGCTGGCCATCGCCTTCGTAGGGCTGTCCAGCGCGCTGCACACGGAGAACATCGGCCGGCTAGCCGAACTGACCATCCACCGGCTCGCACAGGGGCCCAGCGCCGACGTCGTCGACGACGCGCTGGACCGCAGCCGCCGCAGTGCGGGCAACGGTGCCCAGATCGCCCTCTGGTTCGGCCTGCTCTTCTCCATGGTCAACGTCACCACCGCGATGTGCCAGATCGAACGCGGCGCCAACCGGATCTACGGCAACGAACGGGACCGCCCCTTCCGCCAGAAGTACCTGCGCGGGCTCGCGATGGCCCTCGGCGCGGGTATCCCGCTCGGCCTCGGGTTCATCATGATGGTGGCCGGGGGCGACCTGGCCGCCGCCGCTGTGACGGTGTATCACCTCGACGGCGACGCCAGGACCGTCTGCGAGATGCTGCGCTGGCCCTTCGGCCTGCTGCTCGCCCTTCTCTCGGCCAGCGTGATCTTCCGCCGTTCCCCCCGGCGCCGGCAGCCCGGCTACACCTGGCTGGCCTTCGGTGCCGCCGTGTATCTCGTGCTGTGGACGGCCCTGACCTGGCTGCTGAGCCTGTATTTGGGGATCAGCGGGTCCTTCGACGCGGTCTACGGTCCGCTCAGCGCCTTCATGTCGCTGCTCATCTGGGCCTACCTGACCTCCATCGCCCTCTTTCTGGGCCTGTCGTTCGCCGCGCAGCTGGAGGCCGCGCGGGCTCTGCGGCCCGGTCCGATCACAGCCGACCCGGGAGTCTGA
- a CDS encoding hydrophobic protein produces MTMVPLILVLLLVLILFGAGFALKALWWIAVIVLVIWLAGFLARSTGAGGRRGRWYRW; encoded by the coding sequence ATGACAATGGTTCCCCTGATACTGGTCCTGCTGCTCGTCCTGATCCTCTTCGGCGCCGGGTTCGCCCTCAAGGCCCTGTGGTGGATCGCCGTGATCGTCCTGGTGATCTGGCTGGCCGGATTCCTCGCCCGCTCCACCGGAGCAGGCGGGCGGCGTGGCCGCTGGTACCGCTGGTAG
- a CDS encoding aldo/keto reductase — MRYRLLGRTGLRVSELFLGAMTFGDQGGVGAPKGECARILDAYEDAGGNVVDTAINYRGGASETMLGELLRGRRDRLVLSTKYTISRDGADPNAAGNHRKNLTLSLETSLRRLGTDYVDIYWVHIWDRATPVEETMRALDDAVRSGKVLYVGISDAPAWVVSRANTLAEWRGWSQFAALQVPYSLLNRDIERELLPMAEAFGMSVAAWSPLQNGILSGKYTRARGIAPDESVRLSADAIGEREHTVARAVQSAADELGASPAQVAIAWTMAHSPAVHPIVGARRVEQLTDNLGAAELTLPADLVAGLDETTGFRPGFPTEFIEETSAWVYGEAGQRVVPRTVRA; from the coding sequence GTGCGCTACCGACTGCTGGGCCGGACCGGTCTGCGGGTCTCCGAGCTCTTCCTGGGGGCCATGACCTTCGGCGACCAGGGCGGGGTGGGGGCACCCAAGGGGGAGTGCGCGCGGATCCTCGACGCGTACGAGGACGCCGGCGGGAACGTCGTCGACACCGCGATCAACTACCGCGGCGGTGCGAGCGAGACGATGCTGGGCGAACTCCTCAGAGGGCGGCGCGACCGGCTCGTACTGTCCACGAAGTACACGATCTCGCGCGACGGCGCCGACCCCAACGCCGCCGGCAACCACCGCAAGAACCTGACGCTGTCCCTGGAAACGAGCCTGCGCCGCCTCGGCACGGACTACGTCGACATCTACTGGGTGCACATCTGGGACCGCGCCACGCCCGTCGAGGAGACCATGCGCGCCCTCGACGACGCCGTGCGCTCCGGGAAGGTGCTGTACGTCGGCATCTCGGACGCCCCTGCCTGGGTGGTGTCCCGGGCCAACACCCTCGCGGAGTGGCGGGGCTGGTCGCAGTTCGCCGCGCTGCAGGTGCCGTACAGCCTGCTCAACCGGGACATCGAGCGCGAACTGCTGCCGATGGCCGAGGCGTTCGGGATGTCGGTCGCGGCCTGGAGTCCGCTGCAGAACGGCATCCTGTCCGGCAAGTACACACGCGCGCGGGGCATCGCCCCCGACGAGTCGGTACGGCTGTCCGCGGACGCGATCGGCGAGCGCGAGCACACGGTGGCGCGGGCGGTGCAGTCGGCGGCGGACGAACTCGGCGCGTCCCCCGCGCAGGTGGCCATCGCGTGGACCATGGCGCACTCCCCCGCCGTGCACCCGATCGTCGGCGCGCGCCGGGTCGAGCAGCTCACGGACAACCTCGGCGCGGCCGAACTGACGCTCCCCGCCGACCTGGTGGCGGGACTCGACGAGACCACCGGGTTCCGGCCCGGCTTCCCGACCGAGTTCATCGAGGAGACCTCTGCCTGGGTGTACGGGGAGGCGGGCCAACGGGTGGTGCCGCGTACGGTGCGCGCCTGA
- a CDS encoding dihydrofolate reductase family protein, whose translation MGTLTSFVTLDGVYQAPGGLKEDPRDGFEQGGWSVPYGDEDFGRFVEEVFGRVDAFLLGRRTYDIFASYWPEVTDPADPVASRLNSLPKYVASASLQDPEWAGTTVLGGDLGKEVTALKERTGREVQVHGSGALAQSLLALGLVDRVHLLTFPVVLGAGRRLFAEGAVPTAFRHVGGRTTEAGVSTQTYEFAGRPEYGTYELPKNA comes from the coding sequence ATGGGCACCCTCACCTCCTTCGTCACCCTCGACGGCGTCTACCAGGCCCCCGGAGGCCTCAAGGAGGACCCGCGGGACGGCTTCGAACAGGGCGGCTGGAGTGTCCCGTACGGGGACGAGGACTTCGGCCGGTTCGTGGAGGAGGTCTTCGGCCGCGTCGACGCGTTCCTCCTGGGCCGCCGTACGTACGACATCTTCGCCTCGTACTGGCCCGAGGTCACCGACCCCGCCGACCCGGTCGCGTCCCGGCTGAACTCCCTGCCGAAGTACGTGGCCTCCGCGAGCCTCCAGGACCCCGAGTGGGCCGGCACGACCGTGCTGGGCGGTGACCTCGGCAAAGAGGTCACCGCTCTCAAGGAGCGCACCGGCCGTGAGGTGCAGGTGCACGGCAGCGGAGCCCTCGCCCAGTCCCTCCTCGCCCTCGGTCTCGTCGACAGGGTGCATCTGCTGACCTTCCCGGTCGTCCTCGGCGCCGGGCGCCGCCTCTTCGCGGAGGGCGCCGTCCCGACCGCCTTCCGGCACGTCGGCGGCCGGACCACCGAGGCGGGCGTCTCCACCCAGACGTACGAGTTCGCGGGCCGCCCGGAGTACGGCACGTACGAGCTTCCGAAGAACGCGTGA
- the alc gene encoding allantoicase: MTAIPSFTGDANPYGGGDPYADYRTADFPFTQYADLADRRLGAGVTAANDEFFADRENMLVPEPAEFVPEHFGHKGKIMDGWETRRRRGASAEHPWPTAEDHDWALVRLGAPGVVRGIVVDTAHFRGNYPQAVSVEGVSVPGSPSPEELLADDVKWTTLVPRTKVGGHAANGFEVSLEQRFTHLRVNQHPDGGIARLRVYGEVVPDPEWLAALGTFDVVALENGGRAEDASNLFYSPASNTIQPGRSRKMDDGWETRRRRDQGNDWIRYRLVARSEIRAVEIDTAYLKGNSAGWATVSLRDGENGEWTEILPRTRLQPDTNHRFVLPAPAKGTHARVDIYPDGGISRLRLFGSLTEEGAGELTARYRALGG; encoded by the coding sequence GTGACCGCGATTCCGAGCTTCACCGGCGACGCGAACCCCTACGGAGGCGGCGACCCGTACGCGGACTACCGCACCGCGGACTTCCCCTTCACCCAGTACGCCGACCTCGCCGACCGCCGCCTCGGGGCCGGGGTGACCGCCGCCAACGACGAGTTCTTCGCCGACCGCGAGAACATGCTCGTGCCCGAGCCCGCGGAGTTCGTGCCCGAGCACTTCGGCCACAAGGGCAAGATCATGGACGGCTGGGAGACACGGCGCCGGCGCGGCGCTTCGGCCGAGCACCCGTGGCCGACGGCCGAGGACCACGACTGGGCGCTGGTGCGGCTCGGCGCGCCGGGCGTCGTACGCGGCATCGTGGTCGACACCGCCCACTTCCGGGGCAACTATCCGCAGGCCGTGTCCGTGGAGGGCGTGTCGGTACCGGGTTCCCCGTCCCCCGAGGAACTGCTGGCGGACGACGTGAAGTGGACGACGCTGGTGCCGCGCACGAAGGTGGGCGGCCACGCGGCGAACGGCTTCGAGGTGTCGCTCGAACAGCGTTTCACGCACCTGAGGGTGAACCAGCATCCCGACGGGGGGATCGCGCGCCTGCGGGTGTACGGCGAGGTCGTCCCGGACCCGGAGTGGCTGGCGGCGCTGGGCACCTTCGACGTGGTCGCCCTGGAGAACGGCGGCCGGGCCGAGGACGCGTCCAACCTGTTCTACTCACCGGCGTCGAACACCATCCAGCCGGGGCGCTCCCGCAAGATGGACGACGGGTGGGAGACGCGCCGCCGCCGCGACCAGGGCAACGACTGGATCCGCTACCGGCTGGTGGCGCGGTCGGAGATCCGGGCCGTCGAGATCGACACGGCGTACCTGAAGGGAAACAGCGCCGGTTGGGCGACGGTGTCGCTCCGGGACGGCGAGAACGGCGAGTGGACGGAGATCCTTCCGCGCACCCGCCTCCAGCCCGACACCAACCACCGGTTCGTCCTGCCGGCCCCGGCGAAGGGCACGCACGCGCGCGTGGACATCTATCCGGACGGCGGGATCTCACGGCTGCGGCTGTTCGGCTCCCTGACCGAGGAGGGGGCGGGGGAACTGACGGCCCGGTATCGGGCGCTCGGGGGCTGA
- a CDS encoding phosphatase PAP2 family protein: MVIRATAQRLRDRRRRAADRRFGVRLLGSAAVAAVAAVPFGLLLVLVEGHWEPLRRLDAGAARRLHEAALEHPAWTDTLRFLSDRVWDPFTLRTVVALLTVWLLYRRAWRLAAWSAVTAVTGGLVGLLVKVVVERARPSLVDPVAHAPGFSFPSGHAMTATTSFAVLLLVLLPMVPRAARALCWCAAVGSVLGVGFTRIALGVHWFSDVVGGWLLGLAVVALTAWAFEAWRSDAGRGRARLREGLEPELTDAHPEPGPSGRERADGSVRG, encoded by the coding sequence ATGGTGATCCGCGCCACGGCCCAGCGCCTCCGTGACCGTCGTCGCCGGGCGGCCGACCGCAGATTCGGCGTCCGCCTGCTCGGTTCGGCCGCGGTCGCCGCGGTCGCCGCCGTCCCCTTCGGCCTGCTGCTCGTCCTGGTCGAGGGCCACTGGGAGCCGCTGCGCCGTCTCGACGCGGGCGCGGCACGGCGGTTGCACGAGGCAGCCCTCGAACACCCGGCGTGGACGGACACCCTGCGTTTCCTGTCCGACCGGGTGTGGGACCCGTTCACCCTGCGGACGGTCGTCGCGCTGCTGACGGTGTGGCTGCTGTACCGCCGGGCCTGGCGCCTCGCCGCCTGGTCCGCGGTGACGGCCGTGACCGGCGGGTTGGTGGGGCTCCTGGTCAAAGTCGTGGTCGAGCGGGCCAGACCGTCCCTGGTGGACCCGGTCGCGCACGCCCCGGGATTCTCCTTCCCCTCGGGTCACGCGATGACCGCGACCACCTCGTTCGCCGTCCTGCTGCTGGTCCTGTTGCCCATGGTGCCGCGCGCTGCGCGGGCGCTGTGCTGGTGCGCGGCGGTCGGGTCCGTGCTGGGCGTCGGCTTCACCCGGATCGCGCTCGGCGTGCACTGGTTCAGCGATGTCGTGGGCGGCTGGCTGCTGGGCCTCGCCGTCGTCGCCCTCACCGCCTGGGCCTTCGAGGCCTGGCGCAGCGACGCGGGCCGCGGCCGTGCCCGGTTGCGGGAGGGCCTGGAGCCCGAACTCACCGACGCCCACCCCGAACCCGGCCCGTCCGGCCGGGAGCGTGCCGACGGATCCGTGCGCGGCTGA
- a CDS encoding diacylglycerol kinase family protein, translating into MPTAVPERAAGATGKGPEGVRPGRSPVLPRGIGRTAARIGALTVCQAALMVGFGLLLTGPARNVWPLTVEDDVNEGFERIRTGPLTTLSYVGSEAGNTLTVVAVTLLSCVALLLVPRLPMWRQAVFLAVAVSLQSLVFLAVTESVDRTRPDVHRLDDSPPTSSYTSGHTGAATALYAGLAVLVLSRVRRPWRWPLAGLLFLLPLVVGAARLYRGMHHPTDVIGGLANGALSLLIVGRALFVDRSVAAVPPPRSGLDDATAGVQEREPGSTAVIFNPTVTDEAALERLLGVLEQHGHRAPAFIETTADDPGSGQAAGAVRDGATLVVVCGGDGTVRAAADALAGSGVPLVVVPCGTGNLLARNLGLPLNPSAALDAALSGSPQRLDLGRIEGDGLAATHFTAMSGAGLDAAMLEHTDDRAKSAVGWPAYALATVATLRTPRMRLTVRLDDAPVLHRTARMVLLANVGTVQGGLTLLPAARPDDGLLDLLILDPRGPGGWMRALGILMRGRGRNSRPTTVDHLVPEGTGAKGVPVEFLTFRRAELTFAAPQSREVDGDPMSHGRRLTAEVRPGALTVLLPTREK; encoded by the coding sequence ATGCCGACCGCCGTACCGGAAAGAGCCGCAGGAGCGACCGGGAAGGGGCCCGAAGGGGTCCGGCCGGGCCGCTCGCCCGTCCTGCCCCGCGGTATCGGCAGGACCGCCGCGCGCATCGGCGCACTGACCGTCTGCCAGGCCGCCCTGATGGTGGGCTTCGGGCTCCTGCTCACGGGTCCCGCCCGGAACGTGTGGCCGCTGACGGTCGAGGACGACGTCAACGAGGGCTTCGAACGGATCCGTACGGGCCCGCTCACCACCCTGTCGTACGTCGGCTCGGAGGCGGGCAACACCCTCACGGTCGTCGCCGTCACGCTGTTGAGCTGCGTGGCCCTGCTGCTCGTGCCCCGGCTGCCGATGTGGCGTCAGGCCGTCTTCCTCGCCGTCGCCGTCTCGCTCCAGTCGCTGGTGTTCCTGGCTGTCACCGAGTCGGTGGACCGTACCCGCCCGGACGTGCACCGCCTCGACGACTCACCACCCACGTCCAGCTACACCTCCGGCCACACGGGCGCGGCCACCGCGCTCTACGCCGGACTCGCGGTGCTGGTGCTGTCCCGGGTCCGCAGGCCGTGGCGGTGGCCGCTGGCCGGGCTGCTGTTCCTCCTGCCGCTGGTCGTCGGTGCCGCCCGCCTCTACCGGGGCATGCACCATCCCACGGACGTGATCGGCGGACTGGCCAACGGCGCCCTGTCCCTGCTGATCGTCGGCCGCGCACTGTTCGTCGACAGGTCCGTGGCCGCCGTCCCCCCGCCGCGGAGCGGGCTCGACGACGCGACCGCCGGGGTCCAGGAACGCGAGCCCGGCAGCACCGCCGTGATCTTCAACCCCACGGTGACCGACGAAGCGGCCCTCGAAAGACTGCTAGGGGTCCTCGAACAGCACGGCCACCGCGCACCGGCGTTCATCGAGACCACCGCCGACGATCCCGGCAGCGGCCAGGCGGCCGGCGCGGTCCGTGACGGAGCGACACTGGTCGTGGTCTGCGGCGGCGACGGAACCGTCAGGGCTGCCGCGGACGCCCTGGCCGGCAGCGGGGTACCGCTCGTCGTGGTGCCCTGCGGCACCGGCAACCTGCTGGCCCGCAACCTCGGCCTGCCGCTCAACCCCTCCGCCGCCCTCGACGCCGCGCTGTCCGGCAGCCCGCAGCGCCTCGACCTCGGCCGCATCGAGGGCGACGGCCTCGCCGCCACCCACTTCACGGCGATGTCCGGGGCCGGTCTCGACGCCGCGATGCTGGAGCACACCGACGACCGCGCCAAGTCCGCCGTGGGCTGGCCCGCCTACGCCCTCGCCACCGTCGCCACCCTGCGCACACCCCGGATGCGGCTGACGGTCCGGCTCGACGACGCGCCCGTCCTGCACCGCACTGCCCGCATGGTGCTCCTCGCCAACGTCGGCACCGTGCAGGGCGGTCTCACCCTCCTCCCGGCGGCCCGGCCCGACGACGGACTGCTCGACCTGCTGATCCTCGACCCGCGCGGCCCCGGCGGCTGGATGCGCGCCCTGGGCATCCTGATGCGCGGCCGCGGGCGGAACTCACGGCCCACGACCGTGGACCACCTGGTCCCCGAGGGCACCGGCGCCAAGGGCGTCCCGGTGGAGTTCCTCACCTTCCGGCGGGCCGAACTCACCTTCGCCGCGCCGCAGTCGCGTGAAGTCGACGGGGACCCGATGTCCCACGGCCGACGTCTCACCGCCGAGGTCAGGCCCGGTGCGCTGACCGTCCTGCTGCCCACCCGGGAGAAGTGA
- the allB gene encoding allantoinase AllB — protein MSAIELVLRSTRVITPEGTRAATVTVADGRITAVLPYEAHVPPGPRLEDFGDDVLLPGLVDTHVHVNDPGRTEWEGFWTATRAAAAGGITTLVDMPLNSLPPTTTVDHLRTKREVAAGKAHIDVGFWGGALPDNVKDLRPLHDAGVFGFKAFLSPSGVDEFPHLDQEQLGRSMAEIAGFDGLLIVHAEDPHHLDSAPQRGGPEYAHFLASRPRGAEDRAIAGLIEQAKRLRARVHVLHLSSSDALPLIAAAKAEGVRITVETCPHYLTLTAEEVPDGASEFKCCPPIREAANQDLLWQALADGTIDCVVTDHSPSTADLKTADFATAWGGISGLQLSLAAVWTEARERGHSLEDVVRWMSTRTAALVGLGARKGAIEAGRDADFAVLAPDETFTVDPAALQHRNRVTAYAGKTLSGVVRSTWLRGERIVSEGEFTGPRGQLLTRTP, from the coding sequence GTGTCCGCCATCGAACTGGTGTTGCGCTCGACGCGCGTCATCACACCCGAGGGGACACGTGCGGCCACCGTCACGGTCGCCGACGGCAGGATCACGGCCGTACTCCCGTACGAGGCCCACGTACCGCCCGGCCCGCGCCTGGAGGACTTCGGGGACGACGTCCTGCTGCCCGGTCTGGTCGACACCCACGTACACGTCAACGACCCCGGACGCACGGAGTGGGAGGGGTTCTGGACCGCCACGCGCGCCGCCGCGGCCGGCGGTATCACCACGCTCGTCGACATGCCCCTCAACTCCCTCCCGCCGACGACGACGGTCGACCACCTCCGGACGAAGCGGGAGGTGGCCGCAGGCAAGGCGCACATCGACGTCGGATTCTGGGGCGGCGCGCTGCCCGACAACGTCAAGGACCTGCGTCCCCTGCACGACGCCGGTGTCTTCGGCTTCAAGGCGTTCCTGTCGCCGTCCGGCGTGGACGAGTTCCCGCACCTCGACCAGGAGCAACTGGGCCGGTCGATGGCCGAGATCGCGGGCTTCGACGGACTCCTCATCGTGCACGCCGAGGACCCGCACCACCTCGACTCGGCCCCGCAGCGGGGCGGCCCCGAGTACGCCCACTTCCTCGCCTCGCGCCCGCGCGGCGCGGAGGACAGGGCGATCGCCGGCCTGATCGAGCAGGCGAAGCGTCTGCGCGCGCGCGTGCACGTCCTGCACCTGTCGTCGAGCGACGCGCTGCCGCTGATCGCGGCGGCGAAGGCGGAGGGGGTGCGGATCACCGTCGAGACGTGTCCCCACTATCTGACCCTCACCGCCGAGGAAGTCCCGGACGGGGCGAGCGAGTTCAAGTGCTGCCCGCCCATCCGGGAGGCCGCCAACCAGGACCTGCTGTGGCAGGCGCTGGCCGACGGCACGATCGACTGCGTGGTCACCGACCACTCGCCCTCCACCGCCGACCTGAAGACCGCCGACTTCGCCACGGCGTGGGGCGGCATCTCGGGGCTCCAGCTGAGCCTCGCGGCGGTGTGGACCGAGGCGCGGGAAAGAGGCCACTCCCTGGAGGACGTCGTGCGCTGGATGTCCACGCGCACGGCCGCCCTGGTGGGCCTCGGCGCACGCAAGGGCGCCATCGAGGCGGGCCGGGACGCCGACTTCGCCGTACTCGCGCCGGACGAGACCTTCACCGTGGACCCGGCCGCCCTCCAGCATCGCAACCGCGTGACGGCGTACGCGGGCAAGACCCTCAGCGGGGTCGTCAGATCGACGTGGCTGCGCGGCGAACGCATCGTGTCGGAGGGCGAGTTCACCGGGCCGAGGGGACAACTCCTCACCCGCACGCCCTGA
- a CDS encoding response regulator transcription factor, which yields MTVIRLLLVDDDPLVRAGLSLMLGGADDIEIVGEAADGSEVEALVGRTRPDVVLMDIRMPTMDGLAATERLRALRDAPQVVVLTTFHADDQVLRALRAGAAGFVLKDTPPAEILAAVRRVAAGDPVLSPAVTRQLMAHAAGGTADTRRAGARERIRALNDREREVAVAVGRGRSNAETAAALFMSVATVKTHVSRILAKLGLNNRVQIALLAYDAGLLEEDGQNGP from the coding sequence ATGACCGTGATCAGACTGCTCCTCGTCGACGACGACCCCCTGGTACGGGCGGGCCTGTCCTTGATGTTGGGCGGCGCGGACGACATCGAGATCGTCGGCGAGGCCGCCGACGGCAGCGAGGTCGAGGCGCTCGTCGGCCGCACCCGCCCGGACGTCGTGCTCATGGACATCCGGATGCCGACGATGGACGGCCTCGCCGCCACCGAGCGCCTGCGGGCCCTCCGGGACGCCCCGCAGGTCGTGGTCCTCACCACCTTCCACGCCGACGACCAGGTACTGCGCGCCCTGCGCGCGGGCGCCGCCGGCTTCGTCCTCAAGGACACCCCGCCCGCCGAGATCCTCGCCGCGGTACGCCGTGTCGCGGCCGGGGACCCCGTGCTGTCGCCCGCCGTGACCCGCCAGCTGATGGCCCACGCGGCGGGCGGCACGGCCGACACCCGGCGGGCCGGCGCCCGGGAGCGGATCCGCGCGCTGAACGACCGGGAACGCGAGGTCGCGGTCGCCGTCGGCCGGGGCCGGTCGAACGCCGAGACCGCCGCCGCCCTGTTCATGAGCGTCGCCACCGTCAAGACCCACGTCTCCCGCATCCTCGCCAAGCTCGGCCTCAACAACCGGGTGCAGATCGCCCTGTTGGCGTACGACGCCGGACTCCTGGAGGAAGACGGGCAGAACGGGCCCTAG